A single genomic interval of Plantibacter sp. Leaf314 harbors:
- a CDS encoding ABC transporter permease: MSATSQGPARSGSSASGGQRSARGIVSTIVHQPYIWAIVTLLLLLVINLVKDPGYLGVSVNGTTGNLSGNPIDILRASAPIMMIAVGMTLVIATRGIDLSVGSVMAVSGAVSMEFMSNQSGGDAGTAIVAALLALAVSAFLGTVNGVLVSIVGLQPFITTLITMLAGRGLAKVITSGQNTSATNEPFRWLANGTVFGFPVVFIIAGVIVAIVAVLVRRTALGLMIESIGINPRAARMAGIRPIGILIAVYIVSSVLAGVAGIFSTASVMTVEVAKTGLNAEMDAILAVVIGGTSLAGGKFSITGSVIGALLIATLDKTIVFLSIPSSATPAFKAVVIVIICLLQSQRVRALFARRNSRTTPPASVPTRKETVSA, from the coding sequence GTGAGCGCCACCAGTCAGGGTCCGGCCCGTTCCGGTTCCTCCGCCAGCGGAGGGCAGCGCTCCGCCCGCGGCATCGTCAGCACCATCGTCCACCAGCCCTACATCTGGGCGATCGTGACCCTGCTGCTGCTGCTCGTCATCAACCTCGTGAAGGACCCCGGCTACCTCGGTGTCTCCGTCAACGGCACGACCGGCAACCTGTCGGGCAACCCGATCGACATCCTCCGCGCGAGCGCCCCGATCATGATGATCGCGGTCGGCATGACCCTCGTCATCGCCACCCGCGGTATCGATCTCTCGGTCGGATCCGTGATGGCCGTCTCCGGCGCCGTGTCGATGGAGTTCATGAGCAACCAGAGCGGCGGTGACGCCGGGACGGCGATCGTCGCGGCCCTGCTCGCGCTCGCTGTCAGCGCCTTCCTCGGGACGGTGAACGGGGTCCTCGTCTCGATCGTCGGGCTGCAGCCGTTCATCACCACGCTGATCACGATGCTCGCCGGCCGAGGTCTCGCGAAGGTCATCACCTCCGGTCAGAACACCTCGGCGACGAACGAGCCCTTCCGGTGGCTCGCGAACGGCACGGTGTTCGGGTTCCCGGTGGTCTTCATCATCGCCGGGGTCATCGTCGCGATCGTCGCCGTCCTCGTGCGGCGCACCGCGCTCGGGCTCATGATCGAGTCCATCGGCATCAACCCGCGGGCGGCGCGGATGGCGGGGATCCGCCCGATCGGCATCCTCATCGCGGTCTACATCGTGAGCTCGGTCCTGGCCGGTGTCGCCGGCATCTTCAGCACGGCCAGCGTCATGACCGTCGAGGTCGCGAAGACCGGTCTGAACGCGGAGATGGACGCGATCCTCGCCGTCGTCATCGGCGGCACCTCGCTCGCCGGCGGCAAGTTCTCCATCACCGGCAGCGTCATCGGGGCACTCCTCATCGCCACGCTCGACAAGACGATCGTGTTCCTCTCCATCCCCTCGTCGGCGACGCCGGCCTTCAAGGCGGTCGTCATCGTGATCATCTGCCTCCTCCAGTCCCAGCGCGTGCGAGCCCTGTTCGCCCGTCGGAACTCCCGGACGACGCCACCCGCGTCCGTCCCCACGCGAAAGGAAACGGTGTCCGCATGA
- a CDS encoding alpha/beta fold hydrolase, with the protein MTAAECTVFFLPGLGLDAAAAQPLAHELGDRFRVVPVTLPGQGGSADAPDGSVSAQIDTALAVIADEADGGPWLLCAHSMGGKIAAGIASRVRDGDIPVFGLLGVVLLAPSPPTPEPMPDEKRSQMLAWVEDGRIAEADAQTFVDDNVGAPLSAELQQPTVASVQAMSPVAWRRWLEQGSLEDTTSSVGVLDLPCTVLAGDQDDALGAAVQPDLLSGVYPRARFVSLAGAGHLLPLERPAEVAHAITELWDEILVHSALVPAEWGRVIASPRTTTRVRSALARRALPDAAAYRSRVLEPEQLDLLRQIAARLVPQPVGGAIDLAARVDTDLAAGGGDGWRPMGALTDDEAYRVGLDELLPAWPTSPDGQDAMIRDVIDGKGVPGGTVAGDELRRWFEDLRVDLVREWLIHPASLARVGYDGFATGAEDVDFAGYQQLAADTRDEWEPSDLGVAPLDQTQKDTA; encoded by the coding sequence GTGACCGCGGCCGAGTGCACGGTCTTCTTCCTTCCCGGGCTCGGCCTGGACGCGGCGGCGGCGCAGCCCCTCGCTCATGAGCTCGGTGACCGCTTCCGGGTCGTCCCCGTCACCCTCCCCGGTCAGGGCGGCTCCGCCGATGCGCCCGACGGTTCGGTGTCCGCACAGATCGACACCGCCCTCGCGGTGATCGCGGACGAGGCCGACGGCGGCCCATGGCTGCTGTGTGCGCACAGCATGGGCGGGAAGATCGCTGCCGGGATCGCGTCCCGGGTGCGGGACGGCGACATCCCCGTCTTCGGTCTCCTCGGGGTGGTCCTCCTCGCACCGTCGCCGCCGACACCCGAACCGATGCCCGACGAGAAGCGCAGTCAGATGCTCGCCTGGGTCGAGGACGGCCGCATCGCCGAAGCCGATGCGCAGACCTTCGTCGACGACAATGTGGGTGCTCCGCTGTCGGCCGAGCTCCAGCAGCCGACCGTCGCGTCCGTGCAGGCCATGTCGCCGGTGGCGTGGCGACGCTGGCTGGAGCAGGGCAGTCTCGAGGACACCACCTCGTCCGTCGGCGTCCTGGACCTCCCGTGCACCGTCCTCGCTGGCGACCAGGACGATGCGCTCGGTGCCGCCGTGCAGCCGGACCTGCTGTCCGGTGTATATCCGCGTGCGCGATTCGTCTCCCTCGCCGGAGCGGGACACCTGCTCCCGCTCGAACGCCCTGCCGAGGTCGCGCACGCGATCACGGAGCTGTGGGACGAGATCCTCGTCCACAGCGCGCTCGTGCCCGCCGAGTGGGGGCGCGTCATCGCCTCACCACGCACCACGACGCGCGTCCGGAGCGCCCTTGCACGACGGGCGTTGCCCGACGCTGCCGCATACCGATCGCGTGTGTTGGAGCCGGAGCAGCTCGACCTGCTCCGACAGATCGCCGCGCGGCTCGTGCCGCAGCCGGTCGGCGGGGCGATCGACCTCGCCGCGCGCGTCGACACCGACCTCGCAGCAGGCGGCGGCGACGGCTGGCGGCCGATGGGGGCCTTGACGGACGATGAGGCCTACCGCGTCGGCCTGGACGAGCTCCTGCCGGCTTGGCCGACCTCACCCGACGGCCAGGACGCGATGATCCGCGACGTCATCGACGGGAAGGGCGTGCCCGGCGGGACCGTGGCGGGAGACGAGCTGCGTCGCTGGTTCGAGGACCTGCGCGTCGACCTCGTGCGGGAATGGCTCATCCACCCGGCGTCCCTCGCGCGGGTCGGCTACGACGGCTTCGCGACCGGAGCCGAGGACGTCGACTTCGCCGGCTACCAGCAACTCGCCGCAGACACCCGAGACGAGTGGGAGCCCTCCGACCTCGGCGTCGCCCCACTCGACCAGACGCAGAAGGACACCGCGTGA
- a CDS encoding LacI family DNA-binding transcriptional regulator translates to MAEASRHATIFDVARLAGVSHQTVSRVLNDLPNVRPATKARVEEAIKQLRYVPSPAARTLVTKRSRTIGLIATGGTEFGPSSSVLHFNAAARDARWSVFTANMVDSDPGSARAAVEGFLRQNVEGIAVISAREGVTDIVAGMELSVPLVALHATPRAGLVTVGVDQYAGARAATAHLIRLGHRRIGHLAGPADAVDARERERGWRDELAEAGLVAQLIGTGDWTPTSGYVVGRRLDDEVTAVFAANDQMALGLIHALTEQGVRVPLDFSVVGFDDIPEAEHLSPPLTTVRQDFELVGRTMLATLLDHVNGDPARTTAPSVPLLVERDSTAAAPTTIRVRQDLARTRVD, encoded by the coding sequence GTGGCTGAGGCGTCCCGCCATGCGACGATCTTCGACGTCGCTCGGCTCGCCGGGGTCTCCCATCAGACGGTGTCACGGGTGCTCAACGACCTGCCGAACGTCCGACCGGCGACGAAGGCCCGCGTCGAAGAGGCGATCAAACAGCTGCGGTACGTGCCCTCCCCGGCAGCGCGCACCCTGGTCACGAAGCGGTCGCGCACCATCGGGCTCATCGCCACCGGTGGGACGGAGTTCGGACCGTCGTCGTCCGTGCTCCACTTCAACGCGGCCGCTCGGGACGCCCGGTGGTCGGTGTTCACGGCGAACATGGTGGACAGCGACCCCGGATCGGCACGAGCCGCCGTCGAAGGGTTCCTCCGCCAGAACGTCGAGGGCATCGCGGTCATCAGCGCCCGGGAGGGCGTCACCGACATCGTCGCCGGGATGGAGCTGAGCGTGCCGCTCGTCGCCCTGCACGCGACGCCTCGAGCGGGCCTGGTGACGGTCGGTGTCGACCAGTACGCGGGCGCACGGGCCGCGACCGCGCACCTCATCCGGCTGGGTCACCGGCGCATCGGCCATCTCGCCGGGCCCGCAGACGCCGTCGACGCGCGGGAGCGCGAGCGTGGGTGGCGGGACGAACTCGCCGAGGCGGGTCTCGTCGCGCAGCTGATCGGCACCGGCGACTGGACGCCGACCTCGGGCTACGTGGTGGGTCGGCGTCTGGACGACGAGGTGACCGCGGTGTTCGCCGCGAACGACCAGATGGCGCTCGGGCTGATCCACGCCCTGACCGAGCAGGGCGTCCGCGTCCCACTCGACTTCAGCGTCGTCGGATTCGACGACATCCCCGAGGCCGAGCATCTCTCGCCACCCCTGACGACCGTCCGTCAGGACTTCGAGCTCGTCGGCCGGACCATGCTCGCCACGCTCCTCGACCACGTCAACGGCGACCCGGCGCGGACGACGGCCCCCTCGGTCCCGCTCCTCGTGGAGCGGGACTCGACGGCGGCGGCCCCGACGACGATCCGCGTCCGCCAGGACCTGGCGCGCACACGGGTCGACTGA
- a CDS encoding ABC transporter substrate-binding protein: MFRTARVRAIAGLALVGAIAISATACSGGSGSTGGDAGGDGELTTIGFVAVGPEGGWRTANEKNIQDSFSKENGFDLKYAPATNGDQNSQITAFTSFIDEGVDAILLSATEATGWESVLERAKEAEIPVVLLDRGIEPNDTELYTSRIAPDNVGISGSAAEWANGQFPDGAKYVVLEGPPGLSVVNDRNKGWDETIDPNFTKLESQSANWSTEEAKSVFETILKANNNDVQLVFAQNDEMGLGAALAVEEAGLKPGTDVKIITIDGTKAALEALEAGRLSFVAEYNPLFGDTAIDVVKKALAGDSVESEIVVPSVTFDSPDAAKEALPTRAY, encoded by the coding sequence ATGTTCAGAACAGCACGTGTCCGCGCCATCGCGGGCCTCGCTCTCGTCGGTGCCATCGCGATCAGCGCGACCGCCTGCTCCGGCGGTTCCGGAAGCACCGGCGGTGACGCCGGCGGCGACGGCGAACTCACCACCATCGGCTTCGTGGCCGTCGGCCCCGAAGGCGGATGGCGCACCGCGAACGAGAAGAACATCCAGGACTCGTTCTCGAAGGAGAACGGCTTCGACCTCAAGTACGCGCCGGCGACGAACGGCGATCAGAACTCGCAGATCACCGCCTTCACCTCGTTCATCGACGAGGGCGTCGACGCCATCCTGCTGTCCGCCACCGAGGCGACCGGCTGGGAGAGCGTCCTGGAGCGCGCGAAGGAGGCCGAGATCCCCGTCGTCCTCCTCGACCGCGGCATCGAGCCGAACGACACCGAGCTCTACACGAGCCGGATCGCCCCCGACAACGTCGGCATCTCCGGCTCCGCCGCCGAATGGGCGAACGGCCAGTTCCCCGACGGCGCCAAGTACGTCGTGCTCGAGGGCCCTCCCGGACTCTCCGTGGTGAACGACCGCAACAAGGGCTGGGACGAGACCATCGACCCGAACTTCACGAAGCTCGAGTCACAGTCGGCCAACTGGTCCACCGAAGAGGCGAAGAGCGTCTTCGAGACGATCCTCAAGGCGAACAACAACGACGTCCAGCTCGTGTTCGCCCAGAACGACGAGATGGGCCTCGGCGCAGCCCTCGCCGTGGAGGAGGCCGGTCTGAAGCCCGGCACCGACGTCAAGATCATCACGATCGACGGCACGAAGGCCGCCCTCGAGGCGCTCGAGGCAGGCCGCCTGAGCTTCGTCGCAGAGTACAACCCGCTGTTCGGCGACACCGCGATCGACGTGGTCAAGAAGGCTCTCGCCGGCGATTCGGTCGAGTCCGAGATCGTCGTGCCGAGCGTGACGTTCGACTCACCCGACGCGGCCAAGGAAGCACTTCCGACCCGCGCGTACTGA
- a CDS encoding sugar ABC transporter ATP-binding protein: protein MAITEPIVEMQHISIEFPGVKALQDVDFRLFPGEVHTLMGENGAGKSTLIKALTGVYKIDSGSILVAGGPRSFSGTADAQSAGISTVYQEVNLCDNLTVGENVMLGHEVRGPFGINWRRTHEAAHEALVGLGLGHIDPKQPLSSISLALQQLVAISRAMVTKSKVLILDEPTSSLDANEVEGLFQVMRRLRDQGVAILFVSHFLDQVYAISDRLTVLRNGEFVGEYLTSELNRTELISKMIGKDYGTLAALGSNRGRAGAADAPAFYRATELGRKGSIDPVDIEVHAGEVVGLAGLLGSGRTELGRLIYGADRPDSGSVTIDGSPAEVHTPMAGLSKKIAFSTENRRDEGIIGDLTVRENLILAVQARRGWARPLSRREQNELCDKYLLELNVRPSDPERPIKNLSGGNQQKVLLGRWLATKPQLIVLDEPTRGIDVGAKAEIQEAIAALAEDGMSVVFISSELEEVVRLSERIVVLKDHRKIGEIVNGPEVTADTIVDLIATEGSAT, encoded by the coding sequence ATGGCAATCACCGAGCCGATCGTCGAGATGCAGCACATCTCCATCGAGTTCCCGGGCGTCAAAGCCCTGCAAGACGTGGACTTCCGCCTCTTCCCGGGCGAGGTCCACACCCTCATGGGTGAGAACGGCGCCGGCAAGTCGACGCTCATCAAGGCCCTCACCGGCGTGTACAAGATCGACTCCGGTTCGATCCTCGTCGCGGGCGGGCCGCGCTCCTTCTCCGGGACGGCCGACGCCCAGAGCGCCGGCATCTCCACCGTCTACCAAGAGGTGAACCTCTGCGACAACCTCACCGTCGGTGAGAACGTGATGCTCGGCCACGAGGTCCGCGGGCCGTTCGGCATCAACTGGCGCCGGACCCACGAGGCGGCGCACGAAGCGCTCGTCGGCCTCGGCCTCGGCCACATCGACCCCAAGCAGCCGCTCTCGAGCATCTCGCTCGCGCTGCAACAGCTCGTCGCGATCAGCCGGGCCATGGTCACCAAGTCCAAGGTGCTCATCCTCGACGAACCGACCTCCAGTCTCGACGCCAACGAGGTCGAGGGCCTCTTCCAGGTCATGCGCCGACTGCGCGACCAGGGCGTCGCGATCCTCTTCGTCTCCCACTTCCTCGATCAGGTCTACGCGATCAGCGACCGGCTCACGGTGCTCCGCAACGGCGAGTTCGTCGGCGAGTACCTGACGTCGGAACTGAACCGGACCGAACTCATCTCGAAGATGATCGGGAAGGACTACGGCACGCTCGCCGCCCTCGGCTCCAACCGCGGGCGCGCAGGCGCTGCGGACGCTCCAGCCTTCTACCGCGCCACCGAGCTCGGCCGGAAGGGCTCGATCGACCCCGTCGACATCGAGGTGCACGCCGGCGAGGTCGTCGGTCTCGCCGGACTCCTCGGCTCAGGACGCACCGAACTCGGGCGCCTCATCTACGGGGCCGACCGACCCGACTCCGGTTCCGTCACCATCGACGGATCCCCGGCCGAGGTGCACACCCCCATGGCCGGGCTGTCCAAGAAGATCGCCTTCTCGACGGAGAATCGTCGCGACGAGGGCATCATCGGCGACCTCACCGTGCGCGAGAACCTCATCCTGGCCGTGCAGGCCCGCCGAGGGTGGGCCCGCCCGCTCTCCCGCCGGGAGCAGAACGAGCTGTGCGACAAGTACCTGCTCGAACTCAACGTGCGCCCGTCCGACCCCGAGCGTCCCATCAAGAACCTGTCCGGCGGCAACCAGCAGAAGGTGCTCCTCGGCCGGTGGCTCGCGACGAAGCCGCAGCTCATCGTGCTCGACGAGCCCACCCGCGGCATCGACGTCGGCGCGAAGGCCGAGATCCAGGAGGCCATCGCCGCCCTCGCCGAGGACGGCATGTCGGTCGTCTTCATCTCCTCCGAGCTCGAGGAGGTCGTGCGCTTGAGCGAGCGGATCGTCGTGCTGAAGGATCATCGTAAGATCGGCGAGATCGTCAACGGACCCGAGGTCACCGCAGACACCATCGTCGACCTGATCGCCACCGAAGGGAGCGCCACGTGA
- a CDS encoding ABC transporter permease: MSTLSERPTLDASAPPRRTLLARLTPNLETLPTLAAVVIFIGMVVYGEIAYGRIVQASTISNLLINNAYLIILAVGLTFVILTGGVDLSVGAIIAISSLVGVMLANSGWNPIAVMVIMVLIGSAFGVFSGVLVQYFNVQPFIATLAMMFLGRGLASMLSTTPERLADDSPIRSLSTEWKVIDGPKINDLITTPNVVIALIVVAAAFVVLHKTRMGRTVYAIGGSEQSALLMGLPVVRTKLMVYIISGTLAGLAAVVYTSKLGIAQNITGVGWELDAIAAVIIGGTLLTGGAGFVLGSVVGALVLGLMNVLITRDGSIPPEATTIITGGILLVFVLLQRLVVSRKRKT; encoded by the coding sequence ATGAGCACCCTCAGCGAACGACCGACGCTCGACGCGTCGGCGCCCCCGCGGCGGACGCTGCTGGCGCGTCTGACGCCGAACCTCGAGACGCTGCCGACGTTGGCCGCCGTCGTCATCTTCATCGGCATGGTCGTGTACGGCGAGATCGCCTACGGGCGCATCGTCCAGGCGAGCACCATCTCGAACCTGCTCATCAACAACGCGTACCTGATCATCCTCGCCGTCGGGCTCACCTTCGTGATCCTCACTGGGGGCGTGGACCTCTCCGTCGGCGCGATCATCGCGATCAGCAGTCTCGTCGGGGTGATGCTCGCGAACTCGGGCTGGAATCCGATCGCCGTCATGGTGATCATGGTCCTCATCGGCTCGGCCTTCGGCGTCTTCTCAGGGGTGCTCGTCCAGTACTTCAACGTCCAACCCTTCATCGCCACCCTGGCGATGATGTTCCTCGGACGAGGGCTCGCGTCGATGCTCAGCACCACCCCTGAGCGCCTCGCCGACGACTCGCCGATCCGCTCGCTCTCGACCGAGTGGAAGGTGATCGACGGCCCGAAGATCAACGACCTCATCACCACCCCGAACGTCGTGATCGCACTCATCGTCGTCGCCGCGGCCTTCGTCGTCCTGCACAAGACCCGGATGGGTCGCACCGTGTACGCGATCGGCGGTTCCGAGCAGTCGGCCCTCCTCATGGGTCTGCCCGTCGTCCGGACGAAGCTCATGGTCTACATCATCAGCGGCACCCTGGCCGGCCTCGCCGCCGTCGTCTACACCTCGAAGCTCGGCATCGCTCAGAACATCACCGGTGTCGGGTGGGAGCTCGATGCCATCGCCGCGGTCATCATCGGTGGCACGCTGCTCACCGGTGGCGCGGGGTTCGTCCTCGGGTCCGTGGTCGGTGCGCTCGTCCTCGGGCTCATGAACGTCCTCATCACCCGTGACGGCAGCATCCCACCGGAAGCGACGACGATCATCACCGGCGGCATCCTGCTCGTCTTCGTCCTCCTCCAGCGACTCGTCGTCTCGCGCAAGCGCAAGACCTGA
- a CDS encoding GMC family oxidoreductase, translated as MNLDSMQTYDLEDSVDVVVVGTGAGGAPLLARLAAQGLRVVALEAGPNHDPAESTPDEVDATTINWMSSRFSGGDAPTAFGPNNSGFGVGGGTVHWGAFTPRPDARDLRLRSDTGQGMDWPVDHAELTRYVEEVEAFIGVSGPTPYPWDPARTYLYAPPQRNAPADLMAKGADALGIRATDAPAAIITRDRDQPHHGLRRATTNVGSIHQGERHGAKATTAITYLPAAVAAGAEIRPDAVVHTIERDARGQVTGVVYRQDGADHRQRCAALVLAGGGIETPRLLLHNGIANSSGQVGRNFLAHGAVQVWGRFDEQIRGYRGYPSALITEDFLRPKDADFVGGYLLQSLGVMPFNYATTLVRGGGLWGSELMDELELSRHSAGIGMNAECLPADGNRLELSSEEDEWGLPRASITFSPGANEEAIDRHAIRTMTDILTAAGARSTRVLARTAHTLGTCRMSTDPSEGVVDGDGRSHDIDNLWICDNSTFPSALAANPGLAQMALSVRTADRMLAAR; from the coding sequence GTGAACCTCGATTCCATGCAGACGTACGACCTCGAGGACAGCGTCGACGTCGTCGTGGTCGGGACCGGAGCGGGAGGTGCGCCACTGCTCGCACGCCTCGCCGCGCAGGGCCTCCGTGTCGTCGCCCTCGAAGCCGGGCCGAACCACGATCCGGCCGAATCCACCCCGGACGAGGTCGATGCGACCACGATCAACTGGATGTCCAGCCGGTTCAGCGGCGGCGACGCCCCGACCGCGTTCGGTCCGAACAACAGCGGATTCGGCGTCGGCGGTGGCACGGTGCACTGGGGCGCGTTCACCCCACGTCCTGATGCCCGCGACCTGCGCCTGCGCAGCGACACCGGGCAGGGAATGGACTGGCCCGTCGACCACGCGGAGCTGACCCGCTACGTCGAGGAGGTCGAGGCGTTCATCGGCGTCTCCGGTCCGACGCCGTACCCCTGGGACCCGGCGCGCACGTACCTGTACGCTCCGCCGCAGCGCAACGCCCCGGCGGACCTCATGGCGAAGGGTGCCGACGCCCTCGGGATCCGGGCCACGGACGCACCAGCCGCGATCATCACCCGCGACCGCGACCAGCCCCACCACGGCCTGCGGCGCGCGACGACGAACGTCGGATCGATCCACCAGGGCGAACGCCACGGTGCGAAGGCGACGACGGCCATCACCTACCTCCCGGCCGCCGTCGCGGCCGGCGCGGAGATCCGTCCGGATGCGGTCGTCCACACCATCGAGCGCGACGCTCGCGGTCAGGTCACCGGCGTGGTCTACCGGCAGGACGGTGCCGACCATCGGCAGCGGTGCGCGGCGCTCGTGCTCGCCGGCGGTGGGATCGAGACGCCCCGCCTCCTGCTCCACAACGGGATCGCCAACTCCAGTGGCCAGGTGGGACGCAACTTCCTCGCCCACGGCGCCGTCCAGGTGTGGGGCCGGTTCGACGAGCAGATCCGCGGATACCGCGGCTACCCGTCGGCACTCATCACCGAGGACTTCCTGCGTCCGAAGGACGCCGATTTCGTCGGCGGATACCTCCTGCAGAGTCTCGGCGTCATGCCCTTCAACTACGCCACGACACTCGTGCGCGGCGGTGGCCTGTGGGGTTCGGAACTGATGGACGAACTCGAGTTGTCACGTCACAGCGCCGGCATCGGCATGAACGCCGAGTGCCTCCCCGCCGACGGCAACCGCCTCGAGCTGTCCTCGGAGGAGGACGAGTGGGGTCTGCCGCGGGCGTCGATCACCTTCTCGCCCGGCGCGAACGAGGAGGCCATCGACCGTCACGCCATCCGGACGATGACGGACATCCTCACGGCGGCAGGCGCTCGGAGCACCCGGGTGCTCGCACGCACGGCGCACACGCTGGGGACGTGCCGGATGAGCACCGATCCATCCGAGGGCGTCGTCGATGGCGACGGTCGGTCGCACGACATCGACAACCTGTGGATCTGCGACAACTCCACGTTCCCGAGCGCCCTGGCGGCGAACCCGGGCCTCGCCCAGATGGCGTTGTCGGTGCGGACCGCCGACCGGATGCTCGCAGCCCGCTGA
- a CDS encoding sugar ABC transporter ATP-binding protein: MSTPAPLVHLRGVSVRFPGVQALDDVELRLFPGEVHALMGENGAGKSTLVKVLTGVHHVDAGRIGFDGRDVSFSSVADAQAHGISTVYQEVNLLPNLTVAENILLGREPRHAWGGISGRRMRERARELLASVGLDIDPSSQLSTHPPAVQQLVAIVRAIAVRTRVLVLDEPTSSLDTDEVTELFRIISILKAEGVAILFISHFLDQVYEISDRLTVLREGRLVGEYLPHELLRIDLVHKMIGKELATFDEIRRGLDLSDEGDALDGEEPFVAAIGLGRQGGVEPIDLKVYEGEIVGIAGLLGSGRTELARLLTGVDRADTGSVQVGGAPTRLSTPRRALKQRIVYASENRRTEGIIGELSVRDNIALALQADLGWFRRIPLRRQNELAESYIQAMGIRPANPDALMKELSGGNQQKVLLARWLALAPRLLVLDEPTRGIDIGAKAEIQKLVSRLAENGLSVVFISAELEEVLRISHRIAVLRDRRKVADLPNHDLTVSKLLAAMSEAPDERVPDQRPSAEPDGPRG, translated from the coding sequence ATGTCCACACCCGCGCCGCTCGTGCATCTGCGCGGCGTCTCCGTGCGGTTCCCGGGTGTGCAGGCCCTCGACGACGTCGAGCTCCGACTCTTCCCCGGTGAGGTCCACGCCCTGATGGGCGAGAACGGTGCCGGGAAGTCCACCCTGGTCAAGGTGCTGACGGGCGTCCACCACGTCGACGCGGGTCGCATCGGTTTCGACGGCCGCGACGTGTCCTTCTCGAGCGTCGCCGACGCCCAGGCGCACGGGATCAGCACGGTCTACCAGGAGGTCAACCTCCTCCCCAACCTCACCGTCGCGGAGAACATCCTCCTGGGTCGTGAGCCACGGCACGCCTGGGGTGGGATCTCCGGGCGACGCATGCGCGAGCGGGCCAGGGAGCTGCTCGCTTCCGTCGGACTCGACATCGACCCGTCGTCGCAGCTGTCGACCCATCCGCCGGCCGTCCAGCAGCTCGTCGCGATCGTGCGCGCCATCGCCGTCCGCACCCGGGTGCTCGTGCTCGACGAACCGACCTCGAGCCTCGACACGGACGAGGTCACCGAGCTCTTCCGGATCATCTCGATCCTCAAGGCCGAAGGGGTCGCGATCCTCTTCATCTCGCACTTCCTCGACCAGGTGTACGAGATCTCCGATCGCCTCACCGTGCTGCGCGAGGGCCGTCTCGTCGGCGAGTACCTCCCCCACGAACTGCTCCGCATCGACCTCGTCCACAAGATGATCGGTAAGGAGCTCGCGACCTTCGACGAGATCCGCCGCGGGCTCGACCTCTCCGACGAGGGCGACGCACTCGACGGCGAGGAACCGTTCGTCGCCGCCATCGGCCTCGGACGCCAGGGAGGCGTCGAACCGATCGACCTGAAGGTCTACGAGGGCGAGATCGTGGGCATCGCGGGACTGCTCGGCTCCGGCCGGACCGAACTCGCCAGGCTTCTCACCGGTGTCGACCGGGCCGACACGGGTTCGGTGCAGGTGGGCGGTGCCCCGACCCGTCTCAGCACCCCGCGGCGGGCGCTCAAGCAGCGCATCGTCTACGCCTCCGAGAACCGCCGGACGGAGGGGATCATCGGCGAGCTCAGTGTTCGCGACAACATCGCCCTCGCTCTGCAGGCCGACCTCGGCTGGTTCCGACGGATCCCCCTGCGGCGGCAGAACGAGCTGGCCGAGAGCTACATCCAGGCCATGGGCATCCGGCCCGCGAACCCCGATGCGCTCATGAAGGAGCTCTCCGGGGGCAACCAGCAGAAGGTGCTCCTGGCGCGGTGGCTGGCGCTCGCCCCGCGACTCCTCGTCCTCGACGAACCGACGCGCGGGATCGACATCGGCGCGAAGGCGGAGATCCAGAAGCTCGTGAGTCGCCTCGCCGAGAACGGGCTCTCGGTCGTGTTCATCTCCGCGGAACTCGAGGAGGTGCTGCGGATCAGTCATCGCATCGCCGTGCTCCGAGATCGACGGAAGGTCGCGGATCTGCCGAACCATGATCTGACCGTGTCGAAGCTCTTGGCAGCGATGTCGGAGGCTCCGGACGAACGGGTGCCTGACCAGCGTCCGAGCGCCGAGCCGGACGGACCCCGTGGCTGA